The following are from one region of the Actinoplanes sp. L3-i22 genome:
- a CDS encoding gamma-glutamylcyclotransferase, with protein sequence MRHYAAYGSNLDPARMLAYCPHSPMVGVGWIEGWRLTFAGEGEMGWEGAVTTIAESPGDRVFVSLYDVHPWDASQLDEVEGVPAGTYQKLTVRVSTLDGEVPAWVYVFAGYEGGLPTAWYLSEIATAAEKAGAPDDYVSDLRHRPTRTASPEVP encoded by the coding sequence GTGCGTCATTACGCCGCGTATGGCTCGAACCTGGACCCAGCCCGCATGCTGGCCTACTGTCCGCACTCCCCCATGGTCGGGGTCGGGTGGATCGAAGGCTGGCGCCTGACCTTTGCCGGAGAAGGGGAAATGGGCTGGGAGGGGGCCGTGACGACGATCGCCGAGTCGCCTGGCGACCGCGTCTTCGTCTCCCTCTACGACGTCCATCCGTGGGATGCTTCACAACTCGACGAGGTCGAGGGGGTGCCGGCCGGCACCTACCAGAAGCTCACCGTGCGTGTATCGACGCTTGACGGTGAGGTGCCCGCCTGGGTCTACGTCTTCGCCGGCTACGAGGGCGGCCTGCCGACCGCGTGGTATCTCTCCGAGATCGCCACCGCGGCCGAGAAGGCCGGCGCTCCCGACGACTACGTGAGCGACCTGCGGCACCGCCCGACCCGGACGGCGTCGCCCGAGGTTCCCTGA
- a CDS encoding GNAT family N-acetyltransferase: protein MSALPTGWTIRRPTLDDVPRILELVHASDIAAVGEPDFSADEVREELTGPNTDMSRDSWLAFDEAGRLAGWAYPRNHTGQARDFLEVYVWPERGLPAQRPLLDLIMARMAGRAAELGHDVYTVRAGAIPNETAYIEALTAAGFTFLKQHARMRMPLAGVPAEAPAPPVGVTIRAVRHDDDGEMRRFHAIIEEAFQDSDHPSMAYEDWRRQFEGDSTVAYDEWFVAWADGEVAGVLQSTGPEDDGDEAWVRYLAVLRPYRKRGIGEALLRRAFAAYAAKGRPQVGLGVDMANPTEAARLYRKVGMTPLYRANVYQTTVTAARS from the coding sequence ATGAGCGCGCTCCCGACCGGCTGGACCATCCGCCGGCCCACCCTCGACGACGTGCCGCGCATTCTCGAGCTGGTGCACGCCAGCGACATCGCCGCGGTCGGTGAGCCGGACTTCAGCGCCGACGAGGTGCGCGAGGAGCTGACCGGGCCGAACACCGACATGTCCCGGGACTCGTGGCTGGCCTTCGACGAGGCCGGGCGGCTCGCCGGGTGGGCCTATCCGCGCAATCACACCGGGCAGGCCCGGGACTTCCTGGAGGTCTACGTCTGGCCCGAGCGGGGCCTGCCGGCGCAACGTCCGCTGCTCGACCTGATCATGGCGCGGATGGCCGGGCGCGCCGCCGAGCTGGGTCACGACGTCTACACCGTGCGGGCCGGGGCGATCCCGAACGAGACGGCGTACATCGAGGCGCTCACCGCGGCCGGGTTCACGTTCCTGAAGCAGCACGCGCGGATGCGGATGCCGCTGGCCGGCGTTCCGGCCGAGGCCCCGGCGCCGCCGGTGGGCGTGACCATCCGGGCGGTGCGTCACGACGACGACGGCGAGATGCGGCGCTTCCACGCGATCATCGAGGAGGCGTTCCAGGACTCGGATCACCCCTCGATGGCGTACGAGGACTGGCGACGCCAGTTCGAGGGGGACAGCACGGTCGCCTACGACGAGTGGTTCGTGGCGTGGGCCGACGGCGAGGTCGCCGGGGTGCTGCAGTCGACCGGCCCGGAGGACGACGGCGACGAGGCCTGGGTGCGGTATCTGGCGGTGCTGCGGCCGTACCGGAAGCGGGGGATCGGCGAGGCCCTGCTGCGCCGCGCGTTCGCCGCCTACGCCGCCAAGGGCCGGCCGCAGGTCGGCCTCGGGGTCGACATGGCCAACCCGACCGAGGCCGCACGGCTCTACCGGAAGGTCGGGATGACCCCGCTCTACCGGGCGAACGTGTACCAGACCACCGTGACGGCGGCCCGGTCCTAG
- a CDS encoding MBL fold metallo-hydrolase, which yields MRVTKFTHACLRIEGAGVLVVDPGEFSEKSVLDGADAVVITHEHFDHLDVAAVTAAVGRRPELRIFAHEEVLAKLGDVAGATTAVKPGEEFEAAGYTLRAYGGRHAVIHDYIPRIANLGYLISDGGSNVYHPGDSFVVPEGVAVEALGVPLNAPWMKISEAIEFARAVRPERAFAIHDGLLNERGAAVSDGHLEKFAQTRYQHLAPGTTLD from the coding sequence GTGCGTGTCACGAAGTTCACCCATGCCTGTCTACGGATCGAGGGGGCGGGGGTGCTCGTCGTCGATCCGGGCGAATTCTCCGAGAAGTCGGTGCTGGACGGTGCGGATGCGGTGGTCATCACCCACGAGCACTTCGATCACCTCGACGTCGCGGCGGTGACCGCGGCGGTGGGGCGCCGTCCCGAGCTGCGGATCTTCGCGCACGAGGAGGTGCTGGCGAAGCTCGGCGACGTCGCCGGGGCGACCACGGCGGTGAAGCCGGGCGAGGAGTTCGAGGCGGCCGGCTACACCCTCCGGGCGTACGGCGGCCGGCACGCCGTGATCCACGACTACATCCCGCGGATCGCCAACCTGGGCTACCTGATCTCGGACGGCGGCTCGAACGTCTACCACCCGGGCGACTCGTTCGTGGTGCCCGAGGGGGTGGCCGTCGAGGCGCTCGGCGTGCCGCTCAACGCGCCGTGGATGAAGATCTCCGAGGCGATCGAGTTCGCCCGGGCGGTCCGGCCGGAGCGGGCGTTCGCGATCCACGACGGGTTGCTCAACGAGCGCGGGGCGGCCGTCTCCGACGGTCATCTGGAGAAGTTCGCCCAGACCCGCTATCAGCACCTGGCACCCGGCACCACGCTCGACTGA
- a CDS encoding DUF4349 domain-containing protein, whose amino-acid sequence MLGAVVLSGALLAGCGNDSATDDSGASSADKAAAPAAGRADSQVDPQAAPQGEAQAGADAGQGKDTTAQAPDLRVDQRSIIYTGTITIQVKDVNAAAAQATGIAGGTGGFIGGDDRQSGGGGTDTATLKLRIPADKFASALEQIGKLGTEKSRAISTEDVTEQVVDLDARISVQQARVDSGRKLLGQAKSLNDLVMLEKEVATRESDLASLQAKKRRLADLSALSTVTVVLLGPDVPAPAGDTQEPGFLSGLADGWHGLLASLSVLLVIIGALLPWLLVLGPLAWLVVYLRRRHQRTHPLTTPTKPTDSPATP is encoded by the coding sequence ATGCTCGGCGCTGTGGTGCTCAGCGGCGCACTTCTGGCCGGCTGTGGCAATGACAGCGCGACCGACGATTCGGGCGCGTCCAGCGCGGACAAGGCGGCCGCGCCCGCCGCGGGGCGGGCCGACTCACAAGTCGACCCGCAGGCCGCGCCGCAGGGCGAGGCCCAGGCCGGCGCGGACGCGGGGCAGGGCAAGGACACCACCGCGCAGGCGCCGGATCTGCGGGTGGACCAGCGGTCGATCATCTACACCGGCACGATCACCATCCAGGTGAAGGACGTCAACGCGGCCGCCGCACAGGCCACCGGCATCGCCGGCGGGACCGGCGGGTTCATCGGCGGCGACGACCGGCAGAGCGGCGGGGGCGGCACCGACACCGCCACGCTGAAGCTGCGGATCCCGGCCGACAAGTTCGCTTCGGCGCTGGAGCAGATCGGCAAGCTCGGCACCGAGAAGAGCCGGGCGATCAGCACCGAGGACGTCACCGAGCAGGTCGTCGACCTGGACGCCCGGATCTCGGTGCAGCAGGCCCGGGTGGACAGCGGCCGGAAGCTGCTCGGCCAGGCCAAGTCGCTCAACGACCTGGTGATGCTGGAGAAGGAGGTCGCCACCCGGGAGTCCGACCTGGCCTCGCTGCAGGCCAAGAAGCGGCGCCTGGCCGACCTGAGCGCGCTCAGCACGGTCACCGTGGTGCTGCTCGGCCCGGACGTCCCGGCGCCGGCCGGCGACACCCAGGAGCCCGGCTTCCTCAGCGGCCTCGCCGACGGCTGGCACGGCCTGCTCGCCTCGCTGTCGGTCCTGCTGGTGATCATCGGTGCGCTGCTGCCCTGGCTGCTGGTCCTCGGCCCGCTCGCCTGGCTGGTCGTCTACCTGCGCCGCCGCCACCAGCGCACCCACCCGCTGACCACGCCCACCAAGCCCACCGACTCCCCCGCCACCCCCTGA